The proteins below come from a single Pseudomonas chlororaphis genomic window:
- a CDS encoding sulfatase → MSALQSRRLRYGVGAIGLVFALLVALRLVFLLGFSGLDLTTPALLETLGIGLRFDLRLAVLLLLPLAVLAWLPRWNLSTLPALRWLARAYLAVALAMIGLVYIIDFGHYAYLGVRINATVLRYLQDAQISQQMVWETYPVLWITAGWLAAVVAWVWALVRLERLTLDRTPTSHNRWALASVSVMGVVAVLLALLGRVANLNLENPVPLRWSDAFFSGNSQVAAVGLNPVLFLYDTLKTGQSQFDEALVRQYYPQIAKYLGVDRPDARQLDFKRHQGVQPYRLAGERPPNVIFVMLESLGTSAVGAYGNPLNPTPNLDKLATQSWFFKHFYVPVTGTAKTVWASITGVPDVTRQETATRNPLITRQHTLINAFEGYRKFYMIGGNAGWANINALIRQSIDDVQLFEESDWRSPRVDVWGISDLDLFKESDERLRAVPKDQPFFAYLQTSGNHRPFTIPKHNDGFQVSDVTLEQAQAAGSRSVEQYNAVRLLDYNIGRLMEIAKAGGYYDNSIFVFFGDHNTRISQIPHMAPAFEQLGLESNNVPLLIHAPGLAPRVIEEAVGLADLLPTVAGLAGIPFTNGAMGRDIQQPAPEGERVVPLVLREGTFPIIGGVTQHFLLQMQHDGSSPTLHDLASPTPREDVAAQHPEEFLRLQELTRGLHESARLMLHRNVR, encoded by the coding sequence ATGAGCGCGTTGCAATCACGCCGCTTGCGCTACGGCGTGGGCGCGATCGGGCTGGTATTTGCGTTGCTGGTGGCGCTGCGGCTGGTGTTCCTGCTGGGCTTTTCAGGTCTGGACTTGACCACCCCGGCGCTGCTGGAAACCCTGGGCATCGGCCTGCGCTTCGACCTGCGCTTGGCCGTGCTGCTCCTGCTGCCGCTGGCTGTGCTGGCGTGGCTACCGCGCTGGAACCTCAGCACCCTCCCGGCCCTGCGCTGGCTGGCGCGCGCGTATCTGGCTGTGGCCTTGGCGATGATCGGCCTGGTGTACATCATCGACTTCGGTCATTACGCCTACCTGGGCGTGCGCATCAATGCGACGGTACTGCGTTACCTGCAAGACGCGCAGATTTCACAACAGATGGTGTGGGAAACCTACCCGGTGCTATGGATCACCGCCGGCTGGCTGGCAGCGGTGGTGGCGTGGGTGTGGGCGTTGGTCCGCCTGGAGCGCTTGACCTTGGACCGCACGCCCACCTCCCACAACCGGTGGGCGCTGGCATCCGTCTCAGTGATGGGCGTGGTCGCCGTGTTGCTGGCCCTGCTCGGCCGCGTCGCCAACCTCAACCTGGAAAACCCGGTGCCCCTGCGCTGGAGCGATGCATTCTTTTCCGGCAACAGCCAAGTGGCCGCCGTGGGGCTGAACCCGGTGCTGTTTCTGTACGACACCCTGAAAACTGGCCAATCGCAGTTCGATGAAGCCCTGGTGCGCCAGTATTATCCGCAAATCGCCAAGTACCTGGGGGTGGATCGGCCGGATGCCCGGCAGTTGGACTTCAAGCGCCATCAAGGCGTACAGCCCTATCGGCTGGCCGGCGAGCGCCCGCCGAACGTGATCTTTGTGATGCTCGAATCCCTCGGCACCAGCGCCGTCGGTGCCTACGGCAACCCACTCAATCCCACGCCGAACCTGGACAAACTCGCCACGCAGAGCTGGTTCTTCAAGCATTTCTACGTGCCGGTCACGGGCACCGCCAAGACCGTCTGGGCCAGCATCACGGGCGTACCCGACGTCACCCGCCAGGAAACGGCCACGCGCAACCCGCTGATCACCCGGCAGCACACACTGATCAACGCGTTCGAGGGCTATCGGAAGTTCTACATGATCGGCGGCAACGCCGGTTGGGCCAATATCAATGCACTGATCCGCCAGAGCATCGATGATGTACAGCTGTTTGAAGAGAGCGACTGGCGATCGCCACGGGTGGACGTGTGGGGCATTTCCGACCTGGACCTGTTCAAGGAGAGTGACGAACGGCTGCGCGCCGTCCCCAAGGACCAGCCGTTCTTCGCTTACCTGCAAACCTCCGGCAACCATCGCCCCTTCACCATCCCCAAGCACAACGACGGCTTCCAGGTGAGTGATGTGACGCTGGAACAAGCCCAGGCCGCCGGTTCGCGCAGCGTCGAGCAATACAACGCGGTGCGCCTGCTGGACTACAACATCGGCCGTCTGATGGAGATCGCCAAGGCCGGCGGCTACTACGACAACAGCATCTTTGTGTTCTTTGGCGACCACAACACACGCATCAGCCAGATCCCGCACATGGCGCCCGCCTTCGAACAGCTGGGCCTGGAAAGCAACAACGTACCGTTGCTGATCCACGCCCCAGGCCTCGCGCCCCGCGTGATCGAAGAGGCCGTCGGCCTGGCCGACCTGTTGCCCACCGTGGCGGGCCTGGCAGGCATCCCCTTCACCAACGGCGCCATGGGCCGGGACATCCAGCAGCCCGCCCCCGAAGGCGAACGCGTGGTGCCGCTGGTGTTGCGCGAAGGCACCTTCCCGATCATCGGCGGCGTGACCCAGCACTTCCTGCTGCAGATGCAGCACGACGGCAGTTCACCCACCCTGCATGACCTGGCCTCGCCAACGCCCCGAGAAGACGTGGCCGCGCAACACCCTGAAGAGTTCCTGCGCTTGCAGGAACTGACGCGCGGCCTTCACGAAAGTGCGCGTCTGATGCTGCATCGCAACGTTCGTTAG
- a CDS encoding organic hydroperoxide resistance protein: protein MKALYTAVATATGGRDGRAVSNDGILDVKLTTPKELGGAGGAATNPEQLFAAGYSACFIGALKFVASQGKRKIPDDASITAHVGIGQIPGGFGLDIDLHISLPGLDQADAQALVDAAHQVCPYSNATRGNVDVRLHVSV, encoded by the coding sequence ATGAAAGCACTCTACACCGCTGTAGCAACCGCCACTGGTGGCCGTGATGGCCGCGCTGTTTCGAACGACGGCATCCTCGACGTGAAGCTGACTACCCCCAAGGAACTTGGCGGCGCCGGCGGTGCGGCGACCAACCCTGAGCAACTGTTCGCCGCCGGTTACTCGGCCTGCTTCATCGGCGCGCTGAAATTCGTCGCCAGCCAGGGCAAGCGCAAGATCCCGGACGACGCCTCGATCACCGCCCACGTCGGCATCGGCCAGATCCCCGGCGGTTTCGGCCTCGACATCGACCTGCACATCAGCCTGCCGGGCCTTGATCAAGCCGATGCCCAGGCGCTGGTCGACGCGGCCCACCAGGTCTGCCCGTACTCCAACGCCACCCGCGGCAATGTCGATGTGCGCCTGCACGTCTCGGTCTGA
- a CDS encoding transcriptional regulator, translating into MSAYLQQFAEDFASLTGDNLDALEKLYSEDIIFRDPLHQIQGLKDLRAYFTELYANAHDIRYAFTSADEVQPGQGYLRWTLQFRHPRLARGEQITLQGCSHLQWSDRVHFHQDYFDAGALLYEHIPVMGGAIRWLKGRLA; encoded by the coding sequence ATGTCAGCCTACCTGCAGCAATTCGCCGAGGACTTTGCCAGTCTCACGGGAGACAACCTCGATGCACTGGAAAAGCTGTACAGCGAAGACATCATCTTCCGTGATCCCCTGCATCAGATCCAGGGCTTGAAGGACCTGCGAGCCTACTTCACCGAGCTGTACGCCAACGCCCACGACATCCGCTATGCCTTCACCAGCGCCGACGAAGTCCAGCCTGGGCAAGGTTACCTGCGCTGGACCTTGCAGTTCCGTCATCCACGCCTGGCCCGCGGCGAGCAGATCACCCTGCAAGGCTGCAGTCATTTGCAGTGGAGCGACCGGGTCCATTTCCACCAGGATTATTTCGACGCCGGCGCCCTGCTCTATGAACACATCCCGGTCATGGGCGGCGCCATCCGCTGGCTCAAGGGCCGGTTGGCATGA
- a CDS encoding histidine kinase yields MIDAKLLQLMVENSNDGIVVAEQEGNDSILIYTNPAFERLTGYSADDILYQDCRFLQRQDHDQAGIAAIREAISQGRPCRQVLRNYRKDGSLFWNELSITPVHNEADQLTYYIGIQRDVTAQIAAEEQVRALEADVAELRRQLAEINR; encoded by the coding sequence ATGATCGACGCAAAGCTGCTGCAATTGATGGTCGAAAACTCCAACGATGGCATCGTCGTCGCCGAGCAGGAGGGCAACGACAGCATCCTCATCTATACCAACCCGGCCTTCGAACGCCTCACCGGCTATAGCGCCGACGACATCCTCTACCAAGACTGCCGCTTTCTCCAGCGCCAGGATCATGATCAGGCGGGCATCGCCGCTATCCGCGAGGCGATCAGCCAGGGCCGGCCCTGCCGTCAGGTCCTGCGCAACTATCGCAAGGACGGCAGTCTGTTCTGGAATGAATTGTCCATCACGCCCGTGCACAACGAGGCGGACCAGTTGACGTACTACATCGGCATCCAACGCGACGTTACGGCGCAGATTGCCGCCGAGGAACAGGTTCGCGCGCTGGAAGCAGACGTCGCGGAACTGCGTCGGCAACTCGCCGAGATCAATCGTTGA
- a CDS encoding FAD-dependent oxidoreductase, which translates to MRIAIIGSGIAGLTCAHLLSRKHEVTVFEAAEWVGGHTHTVDVAWRGEHYAIDTGFIVFNDWTYPNFIRLLDQLKVASRPTEMSFSVHDPLTGLEYNGHDLNTLFAQRRNLVSPGFWGMLRDILRFNRQALADLDEQRIDASTTLGSYLRAQGYGQRFIEHYIVPMGAAIWSMSPADMLDFPLQFFVRFCRNHGLLSVNQRPQWRVIEGGSRSYIAPLCQPFAQRIRLNCKVHRVSRDEVGVTLTSAAGPERFDSVVFACHSDQALALLEAPSPQERAVLGAIRYADNDVVLHTDSRLLPRRRRAWASWNYRLGGSDQAPAAVTYNMNILQGIQASETFCVSLNQTALVDPAKIIARFQYAHPQYSLAASAAQADHAQLQGQQLSYYCGAYWGNGFHEDGVVSALKVAEHFGETL; encoded by the coding sequence ATGCGTATAGCAATCATCGGCAGCGGCATCGCGGGCCTGACCTGCGCCCACCTGCTGTCACGCAAACACGAAGTGACGGTGTTCGAGGCCGCCGAATGGGTTGGCGGTCACACCCACACCGTCGATGTGGCCTGGCGTGGCGAGCACTATGCCATCGACACCGGCTTCATTGTCTTCAACGACTGGACCTATCCGAACTTCATCCGCTTGCTCGATCAGCTCAAGGTCGCCTCACGACCGACCGAGATGAGCTTCTCGGTGCATGACCCGCTCACCGGCCTGGAATACAACGGTCACGACCTGAACACGTTGTTCGCCCAGCGTCGCAACCTGGTGTCGCCGGGATTCTGGGGAATGCTGCGCGATATTCTGCGCTTCAATCGCCAGGCGCTCGCCGACCTGGACGAGCAGCGTATCGACGCCAGCACCACCCTGGGCAGCTACCTGCGGGCCCAGGGCTACGGCCAGCGCTTCATCGAGCATTACATCGTGCCGATGGGGGCGGCGATCTGGTCGATGTCCCCCGCGGACATGCTCGACTTTCCCCTGCAGTTCTTCGTGCGCTTTTGCCGCAACCATGGCTTGCTGTCGGTGAATCAGCGTCCGCAATGGCGGGTCATCGAAGGCGGCTCGCGCAGTTACATCGCGCCGTTGTGCCAACCGTTCGCGCAACGTATCCGGCTCAACTGCAAGGTTCACCGGGTCAGCCGCGACGAAGTCGGCGTAACGCTGACCAGCGCCGCCGGCCCGGAACGCTTCGACAGCGTGGTGTTCGCCTGCCACAGCGACCAGGCCCTGGCGCTGCTGGAAGCGCCCAGCCCGCAAGAACGCGCCGTACTGGGCGCCATCCGCTACGCCGACAATGACGTCGTGCTGCACACCGACAGCCGCCTGCTGCCGCGCCGCAGGAGGGCCTGGGCCAGCTGGAACTATCGTCTCGGCGGCAGCGACCAGGCCCCGGCAGCCGTGACCTATAACATGAACATCCTGCAAGGTATCCAGGCATCGGAGACCTTCTGTGTAAGCCTCAACCAGACAGCGTTGGTGGACCCGGCAAAGATCATCGCCCGCTTCCAGTACGCCCATCCGCAGTACAGCCTGGCCGCATCGGCTGCGCAAGCGGACCACGCGCAACTGCAAGGCCAGCAATTGAGTTACTACTGCGGTGCCTATTGGGGCAACGGCTTTCACGAGGACGGGGTGGTCAGCGCGCTGAAGGTGGCTGAGCATTTCGGAGAAACATTGTGA
- a CDS encoding membrane protein, giving the protein MVSLWQAHLSFVLLGFVLLSTLRFTAPWRPWLLPMLAAVSFVQVNELPLAAYVRSFTDDLAISTLVLLAWVVLNRLGVVPPLARRHQVQMWLLFGLLSLVLYPATLGLTYFDPYRWGFNPRPMIVLVAAATLLMLWLRHALAVGMLAIGTLAFALRLKASENYWDYLMDPLLAGYCLIAGAGLLIGIAWRPLLKWHRGQ; this is encoded by the coding sequence ATGGTTTCTCTGTGGCAGGCCCACTTGAGTTTCGTGCTGCTGGGGTTCGTGCTTTTGAGCACGCTCCGGTTCACCGCACCCTGGCGGCCATGGCTGTTGCCAATGCTGGCGGCGGTGAGTTTTGTGCAGGTCAATGAGCTGCCGTTGGCGGCGTACGTGCGCAGTTTTACCGATGACTTGGCCATCAGCACGCTGGTGCTGCTGGCGTGGGTCGTGCTCAACCGCCTGGGCGTGGTGCCGCCGCTCGCTCGACGGCACCAGGTGCAAATGTGGCTGCTGTTCGGTCTGTTGAGCCTGGTGCTCTACCCCGCCACGCTGGGCCTGACCTATTTCGACCCCTACCGCTGGGGCTTCAACCCTCGACCGATGATCGTGCTGGTGGCAGCGGCGACGCTGCTGATGCTGTGGCTGAGGCATGCGTTGGCGGTGGGGATGCTGGCGATCGGCACGTTGGCGTTCGCCTTGCGGCTCAAGGCCTCGGAAAACTATTGGGATTATCTGATGGACCCGTTGCTGGCCGGCTACTGCCTGATCGCCGGTGCAGGGTTGTTGATCGGCATCGCCTGGCGTCCCCTTTTGAAATGGCACAGAGGTCAATGA
- a CDS encoding alpha/beta hydrolase produces the protein MKKLLSGLALATAFATAGLANAADIKPTVVLVHGAFADSSSWNGVVKILEKDGYPVIAAANPLRGVSSDAQAVASIVKNIKTPVVLVGHSYGGSVISEAAYGNPNVKGLVYVAAFTPETGETAAQLSGRFPGGTLASALAAPVDLADGGKDLYIQQDKFHDQFAADVPEAEARLMAAGQRPVTVAALNEAATDPAWKTIPSWFVYGDKDKNIPPQAMAFMAERAHSKQTVVVKGASHVVMVSNPKVVANLIEKAAQ, from the coding sequence ATGAAAAAGCTTCTTTCTGGCCTGGCCCTCGCCACCGCTTTCGCAACTGCCGGTCTTGCAAACGCGGCCGACATCAAACCCACTGTCGTGCTGGTGCATGGCGCTTTCGCCGACTCTTCGAGCTGGAACGGCGTGGTAAAAATTCTGGAAAAGGACGGCTATCCGGTCATTGCGGCGGCGAACCCTTTGCGGGGCGTCAGCAGTGATGCCCAGGCCGTGGCGAGCATCGTCAAAAACATCAAGACGCCGGTGGTCCTGGTCGGCCACTCCTACGGCGGCTCGGTGATCAGTGAGGCGGCGTACGGCAACCCCAACGTGAAGGGCCTGGTGTACGTGGCAGCGTTCACGCCCGAGACGGGCGAGACGGCGGCGCAATTGTCTGGACGGTTCCCGGGCGGCACCCTAGCTTCGGCCTTGGCGGCCCCGGTGGACCTGGCCGACGGCGGCAAGGATCTGTACATCCAGCAGGACAAGTTCCACGACCAGTTCGCCGCCGATGTACCTGAGGCCGAAGCACGCCTGATGGCTGCCGGTCAGCGTCCGGTCACCGTCGCCGCGCTCAACGAAGCCGCGACCGACCCGGCCTGGAAAACCATTCCATCCTGGTTCGTGTACGGCGACAAGGACAAGAACATCCCGCCTCAAGCCATGGCGTTCATGGCAGAGCGTGCCCATTCCAAACAGACCGTCGTGGTGAAAGGCGCCTCACACGTGGTGATGGTTTCCAACCCGAAGGTGGTGGCCAACCTGATCGAGAAAGCGGCGCAATAA
- a CDS encoding short-chain dehydrogenase: MSRCWLTGASSGIGAALAQHLLEQGHQVALGGRHADSLAPLAERFPGQVLLAIGDLDDPEQVAGIATRIQLAWGALDMAILNAGTCEYLEPGHFDPAVVERVMRTNLMGVSHCLAAALPLLRNGQRPHLVVMGSSVTWLALPRAGAYGASKAAVRYLVESQRIDLAREGIDVTLVNPGFVDTPLTRRNDFPMPQLWSAQRAARHIAKRLPRRPLEINFPGIFTLVLRLLGAMPACLRLKLGQRLARHEQD, encoded by the coding sequence ATGAGCCGTTGCTGGCTGACCGGCGCCAGTAGCGGCATCGGGGCCGCGCTCGCGCAACACCTGCTGGAGCAAGGCCATCAGGTGGCATTGGGCGGTCGCCACGCAGATAGCCTCGCACCTCTGGCGGAGCGGTTTCCCGGCCAAGTATTGCTGGCCATCGGCGACCTCGACGACCCGGAGCAAGTGGCCGGGATCGCCACCCGGATCCAGCTTGCCTGGGGAGCGCTGGACATGGCGATCCTCAATGCCGGCACCTGCGAGTACCTGGAACCGGGCCATTTCGACCCCGCCGTGGTCGAGCGAGTGATGCGCACCAATCTCATGGGGGTCAGCCACTGCCTGGCGGCCGCCCTGCCCTTGCTGCGCAATGGCCAGCGACCCCACCTGGTGGTGATGGGCAGTTCGGTGACCTGGCTGGCCTTGCCCCGCGCCGGTGCCTACGGCGCGTCCAAGGCGGCCGTGCGGTATCTGGTGGAGTCGCAGCGTATCGACCTGGCCCGCGAGGGCATCGACGTCACCCTGGTCAACCCCGGCTTCGTCGACACGCCACTGACCCGTCGCAACGACTTCCCCATGCCGCAACTGTGGTCGGCGCAGCGCGCCGCACGGCATATCGCCAAGCGTCTGCCCCGACGGCCGCTGGAGATCAACTTCCCCGGCATTTTCACCCTGGTGTTGCGCCTGCTCGGGGCCATGCCCGCGTGCCTGCGCCTGAAGCTGGGCCAACGCCTGGCCCGCCATGAACAGGATTGA
- a CDS encoding BNR/Asp-box repeat-containing protein — protein sequence MRSTLLIGLLLGVFFAAWQSHPPHVLAPFAQVASNTANVDAPTQYSSRFVSTQLTDFVHSSSVTALPGGDLMAVWFAGSREGAADVQVRTARFDARSGEWGAEQVLATRESTRDGTQRHIRKLGNPVIALAPDNRLWMFYVSVSVGGWATSAINVMVSDDLGASWTAPRQLVTSPFFNISTLVRAAPVFHADGSIGLPVYHEFMGKFAEYLYLSADGAVIDKFRISRGKNALQPTIVPLDGQRAVAMLRYAGDTHHRVLASRTADAGQTWSPPYPLEPANPNSSLAAVGTADDGLLVALNDLQDGRFKLSLYSTDAQLSQWRTVVELDQSPDPLGQPFSPEAYKAIIGEGFRASSGAKRLPLAQRFLSNLDYRVCKPQGCDFEYEYPYFSRSPDGMYHLVYSWNNTFIKHVSFNEAWLAERL from the coding sequence ATGCGCTCCACCTTATTGATTGGCCTCTTGCTGGGAGTGTTCTTCGCGGCCTGGCAAAGCCATCCGCCCCATGTGTTGGCGCCGTTTGCCCAGGTCGCTTCGAACACCGCAAACGTCGATGCACCGACGCAGTACAGCAGCCGATTCGTGTCCACCCAGCTCACGGATTTCGTGCATTCCTCGTCGGTCACGGCCCTGCCCGGCGGCGACCTGATGGCCGTGTGGTTCGCCGGTTCGCGCGAAGGCGCCGCCGATGTGCAGGTGCGCACCGCCCGCTTTGATGCGCGCAGCGGCGAATGGGGCGCCGAACAGGTACTGGCCACGCGGGAAAGCACCCGCGATGGCACCCAACGTCACATCCGCAAGCTCGGCAACCCGGTGATCGCCCTGGCGCCGGATAATCGCCTGTGGATGTTCTACGTGTCGGTCTCGGTGGGTGGCTGGGCCACCAGCGCGATCAACGTGATGGTCTCCGATGACCTCGGTGCCAGCTGGACAGCGCCCCGGCAATTGGTGACGTCGCCGTTCTTCAACATCAGCACCCTGGTCCGCGCCGCCCCGGTGTTCCACGCCGACGGCTCCATCGGCCTGCCGGTGTACCACGAGTTCATGGGTAAGTTTGCCGAGTACCTGTACCTGAGCGCGGACGGCGCCGTGATCGACAAATTCCGCATCAGCCGTGGCAAGAACGCCCTGCAACCGACCATCGTGCCGCTGGACGGCCAGCGCGCCGTGGCGATGTTGCGCTATGCCGGCGACACCCATCACCGCGTGCTGGCCAGCCGCACCGCGGACGCCGGGCAAACCTGGAGCCCGCCGTACCCACTGGAGCCCGCCAACCCCAATTCGTCGCTGGCGGCGGTGGGCACCGCGGACGACGGTTTGCTGGTGGCCCTGAACGACCTGCAGGACGGCCGCTTCAAGCTCAGCCTCTACAGCACCGACGCCCAGCTCAGTCAGTGGCGCACCGTGGTGGAACTGGATCAGTCGCCCGACCCGCTCGGTCAGCCGTTTTCCCCCGAAGCCTATAAAGCAATCATTGGCGAAGGCTTTCGCGCCTCCAGCGGTGCGAAACGGTTACCGCTGGCGCAACGCTTCCTCAGCAACCTCGACTACCGCGTATGCAAGCCCCAAGGCTGCGATTTCGAATACGAGTACCCGTACTTCAGCCGCAGCCCGGACGGCATGTATCACCTGGTGTACTCGTGGAATAACACGTTCATCAAACATGTCAGCTTCAACGAAGCCTGGCTGGCGGAGCGTCTGTGA
- a CDS encoding cyclopropane-fatty-acyl-phospholipid synthase — protein MSNSTLSVSKSTGLAPLLGGLARTAVLAQLGKLRHGHLRLLSHGRQWNFGDAASPLQAEVEILDDTTWSMIAGNGSIGAGEAYIHGFWRSPDLALVTRLFVANLDVLDALEGGLARLGRPALRLLHRLNRNSRRGSRRNILAHYDLGNALFERLLDPTMMYSAAQFEHAGQTLEQAQLHKLENICQKLELRPDDHLLEIGCGWGSLAIHAAIRHGCRVTTTTLSEAQYAYTVQRVQALGLEQRVTVLREDYRDLKGTFDKLVSIEMIEAVGHRYLPVYFRQCAALLKPEGLMLLQAITIRDQRYAQARRSVDFIQRYIFPGGALPSLSVMLDTASRHTALNLVHLEDFGLDYARTLEHWRDNLRQARTELTTLGYDDTFQRLWEFYLCYCQGGFQERAIGVAHLLWAAPQARRAALPGQA, from the coding sequence ATGTCCAATTCCACCCTGAGCGTTAGCAAGTCTACGGGCCTGGCGCCTTTGCTCGGCGGGCTGGCCCGCACCGCCGTGCTCGCTCAACTGGGCAAGCTGCGCCACGGTCACCTGCGGCTGCTCAGCCATGGGCGGCAATGGAACTTCGGTGATGCCGCCAGCCCGTTGCAGGCCGAAGTGGAGATCCTCGACGACACCACCTGGAGCATGATCGCCGGCAACGGCTCGATCGGCGCGGGCGAAGCCTATATCCACGGCTTCTGGCGCAGCCCGGACCTGGCCTTGGTGACCCGCCTGTTCGTCGCCAACCTGGACGTGCTCGATGCCCTTGAAGGCGGCCTGGCGCGCCTGGGCCGCCCGGCGCTGCGACTGCTGCATCGGTTGAACCGCAACAGCCGACGCGGTTCCCGGCGCAACATCCTGGCCCACTACGACCTGGGCAATGCCTTGTTCGAGCGGCTGCTGGACCCGACCATGATGTACTCCGCCGCCCAGTTCGAGCACGCCGGGCAAACACTGGAACAAGCCCAGTTGCACAAGCTGGAAAACATCTGCCAGAAGCTTGAACTGCGCCCCGACGATCATCTGCTGGAGATCGGCTGCGGCTGGGGCAGCCTGGCGATCCACGCGGCCATCCGGCACGGTTGCCGGGTCACCACCACGACCCTTTCCGAAGCGCAGTACGCCTATACCGTGCAGCGCGTGCAGGCCCTGGGGCTGGAGCAGCGCGTGACGGTGCTGCGCGAAGACTACCGCGACCTCAAGGGCACCTTCGACAAGCTCGTCTCGATCGAAATGATCGAGGCTGTCGGCCACCGCTACCTGCCGGTGTATTTCCGCCAATGCGCGGCACTGCTCAAACCCGAGGGCCTTATGCTGTTGCAGGCGATCACCATCCGAGACCAGCGCTATGCCCAGGCACGGCGCTCGGTGGACTTCATCCAACGCTACATCTTCCCCGGCGGCGCCCTGCCCTCGCTGAGCGTGATGCTCGACACCGCCAGCCGTCACACCGCCCTCAACCTCGTGCACCTGGAGGATTTCGGCCTGGACTACGCCCGCACCCTGGAACATTGGCGCGATAACTTGCGACAGGCGCGTACCGAACTGACGACGCTGGGCTACGACGATACGTTCCAGCGTCTGTGGGAGTTCTACCTGTGTTATTGCCAGGGCGGTTTCCAGGAGCGCGCCATTGGTGTGGCGCACCTGCTCTGGGCCGCGCCCCAGGCAAGGCGTGCGGCCTTGCCTGGACAGGCTTGA
- a CDS encoding membrane protein: MPRRWLVANALWLQVGWWICVLGAQHPWLLLLVPVGLALHLWLCPDFNGEVKALLRTALVGCALDSLLGALNVFRFDSWPLPLWLALLWLVLASGLRHSLAWTGRPVWRAAVLGAVGGPLAYLGGARVAQVELPLGVMETGILLSAVWALAFPLLVRLAAWR; this comes from the coding sequence ATGCCCAGGCGATGGCTGGTCGCCAATGCCCTCTGGTTGCAGGTCGGCTGGTGGATCTGCGTACTAGGGGCTCAGCATCCCTGGCTGTTGTTGCTGGTGCCCGTCGGCCTGGCCCTGCATCTGTGGCTGTGTCCGGACTTCAATGGCGAGGTAAAGGCCCTGCTGCGCACCGCCCTGGTCGGTTGTGCGCTGGATAGCCTGCTAGGGGCGTTGAACGTATTCCGCTTCGACAGCTGGCCGCTGCCCCTGTGGCTGGCGCTGTTGTGGCTGGTCCTGGCCAGCGGCTTGCGCCACAGCCTGGCCTGGACCGGCCGGCCCGTCTGGCGCGCGGCGGTGCTCGGCGCAGTGGGAGGTCCGTTGGCCTACCTGGGCGGCGCCAGGGTGGCGCAGGTCGAGCTGCCGCTGGGCGTCATGGAAACGGGCATCCTGTTGAGCGCGGTCTGGGCATTGGCCTTTCCCCTGCTTGTGCGCCTCGCGGCGTGGCGCTGA
- a CDS encoding MerR family transcriptional regulator yields the protein MTEATPPDLLPMRDVVSLTGINPVTLRAWERRHGLIRPQRTDGGHRLYTVEDVQRIRDILRWTAGGLPISKVGELLEGQHEVVPPEDNALDDWRAAVVHATKAFDARALEDLYHRLFTLLPKAVVLRKVLMPVWQDLAAGSALGACSQWLFLDTFLRNRLMLRLQRDQVDAPHVLLAGTEGHAELQLLCAAVLLGGKQQRIDVLGCGQPLQELALVCAAIQPAALVIALQAPVNPLLATRLRSLQMDIACPLALTGVGLAGSQAALQGIPLCLLNEQDADVEGVLNALIRGTLDL from the coding sequence ATGACTGAAGCCACCCCACCCGATTTGCTGCCCATGCGTGACGTGGTCAGCCTGACCGGCATCAATCCGGTGACATTGCGTGCCTGGGAACGACGCCATGGGTTGATCCGCCCGCAACGCACCGACGGTGGTCATCGGTTGTACACGGTCGAGGATGTGCAGCGCATACGCGACATCCTGCGCTGGACGGCCGGTGGCCTGCCCATCAGCAAGGTCGGCGAACTGCTCGAAGGCCAGCACGAGGTGGTCCCGCCCGAGGACAACGCGCTTGACGATTGGCGTGCCGCCGTCGTGCACGCCACCAAGGCCTTCGATGCCCGGGCGCTGGAAGACCTCTATCACCGGTTGTTCACGCTATTGCCCAAGGCTGTGGTACTGCGCAAGGTGTTGATGCCGGTCTGGCAAGACCTGGCGGCGGGCAGTGCGTTGGGGGCGTGCAGCCAATGGCTGTTTCTCGACACGTTCCTGCGCAATCGCCTGATGCTGCGCCTGCAGAGGGATCAGGTGGATGCGCCGCACGTACTGCTGGCCGGTACCGAAGGGCATGCCGAACTGCAGTTGCTGTGCGCCGCCGTGCTGCTGGGCGGCAAGCAGCAACGCATCGACGTGCTCGGTTGCGGGCAACCCTTGCAAGAGCTTGCCCTGGTGTGCGCGGCCATCCAGCCGGCGGCGCTGGTGATTGCGTTGCAAGCGCCGGTCAACCCCCTCCTGGCCACGCGCCTGCGTTCGTTACAAATGGACATCGCTTGCCCACTGGCCCTGACGGGGGTGGGGCTGGCTGGCTCGCAAGCCGCCCTGCAAGGCATTCCGCTGTGCCTGTTGAACGAGCAGGACGCCGATGTCGAGGGCGTGCTCAACGCCTTGATCAGAGGCACCCTGGATCTGTGA